Proteins encoded together in one Balaenoptera ricei isolate mBalRic1 chromosome 2, mBalRic1.hap2, whole genome shotgun sequence window:
- the EID1 gene encoding EP300-interacting inhibitor of differentiation 1, protein MSEMNELSELYEESNDLQMDVMPGESDLPQMEVGGGSREPSLNPSRAGAQPQLEEEGPMEEEAAQPMAEPLGQRGLASRPGPGEQPGQIAGPDFESEDEGEEFDDWEDDYDYPEEEQLSGAGYRVSAALEEANKMFLRTSRAREAALDGGFQMHYEKTPFDQLAFIEELFSLMVVNRLTEELGCDEIIDRE, encoded by the coding sequence ATGTCTGAAATGAACGAGCTGTCCGAGCTCTATGAGGAAAGCAATGACCTGCAGATGGATGTGATGCCTGGCGAGAGTGACCTTCCGCAGATGGAGGTAGGCGGCGGGAGCCGGGAGCCATCCCTGAACCCCTCCCGCGCCGGGGCCCAGCCACAGCTGGAGGAGGAAGGCCCGATGGAGGAGGAGGCCGCCCAGCCAATGGCGGAGCCGCTGGGGCAGCGAGGCCTCGCCAGCCGGCCCGGCCCTGGGGAGCAGCCAGGCCAGATCGCGGGCCCTGATTTCGAGAGCGAGGACGAGGGCGAGGAATTCGATGACTGGGAGGACGACTACGACTATCCGGAAGAGGAGCAGCTGAGTGGTGCAGGCTACAGAGTATCCGCGGCCCTTGAAGAAGCCAACAAGATGTTTTTGAGAACCTCCAGAGCCAGAGAAGCAGCTCTGGATGGCGGGTTTCAGATGCATTACGAGAAGACCCCGTTTGATCAGTTGGCTTTTATCGAAGAGCTTTTTTCACTCATGGTTGTCAATCGTCTGACCGAAGAGCTCGGCTGCGATGAGATTATTGATAGAGAGTAG